One Vicia villosa cultivar HV-30 ecotype Madison, WI linkage group LG5, Vvil1.0, whole genome shotgun sequence genomic window, aaatcaaattatatataatCCCTAAATAACtcttaaaaaatcaattataaactaatttaaatttaataactaaagtaaaaatattaaataataaattttcatcatCTCAAACTATATTTTTATATGATAGAAATCAAATATTTCTTTcttctaaaaaaatcaaatatttctttttctgccCAATCTTCGATAAATGACCCTAATCAAGTCTATCTTATGCTAAATCTTTAATACATGACCGATAACTAGtaactaactttttttttttctttcaaatctttaAATTTCTCAATCAATTAATAGCAAATTATTATAACAGCAAATTATTTCAAATCTTGAGAAATTTATTAGAAAAACAAACTAATTTTATTTCAAATCTTGAGAAATTTActagaaaaacaaattaattttatttcaaatcTATTTAGGAGTACCCGGTCTATATAAGATGAATTAGCGTTCCAAGTCACAACAACATAACTAAAAAAGAAAGCTTAGAGCAAAGAAAGTTTTACTCAATTCATGGCTGAACAAAACCAAAAAAACATCTCTTTCAACCCTTTATTTATGTTTGGTTTAAAAAGTGTGTTGTCAAAGGAGGCTCCGGAGTTATTTAGCACACAAGAATTAGCACAATTAGCTGAAATTGAATCATCTTTTTTTCCAGAAGAGatagtaaataataataaaaaatatgatgaAGGAAGTGTCTCCAATGGAGAAAGTAATGCAATAGTACAATTACCTCCACCGCTGCCGCCACTGCCACCACCACCGCCGCCACTGCCACTGCTGCCGATGCCAGACTTGCCTGCTCATTTAAGGAACAGGCTGCCACCACTGCCGCCGCCACTGCCACTGCCACTGCTGCCGATGCCAGACTTGCCTGCTCATTTAAGGAACAGGCTGCCGCTGCTGCCGATGCCAGACTTGCCTGCTCATTTAAGGAACAGGCTGCCGCTGCTGCCGATGCCAGACTTGCCTGCTCATTTAAGGAACAGGCTGCCACCGCCGCTGCCACTGCTGCCGATGCCAGACTTGCCTGCTCATTTAAGAAACATTATCACAGACTTGAATGGTACTAATGTCAGGTATGTTATGTGCAAAAATCTGTTCAAGACGGATCTTAACATAAATAACAATCGTCTCTCAATGCCATGTAATGACATCAAATATGATTTTCTTACCGAGATAGAGAAGGCGATGTTAGATAGAAAGGAAGGCAAAAAAGTTCTTGGTTTGGAAGTGGTCGTATTAGACCCGTACTTTAGAGAGTTTGATATGCTATTGAAGAAGTGGAACATGTCCACTTGTATTTACAATCTTATGGGAAATTGGAATTTTCTTTTGAAGGAAAACAACTGGGATAAAGACAATAAACTTAATCATACACTCCACATCTGGTCTTTTAGGATCAATAACAAGTTGCACTTTGTTCTAGATAATCAAGATATTTAACCGTAACGAGGATCATGAGGAAGTTTAGAGTATCATTATGCATTGATTAGATTAAgagaaattataatttatatcaattttttttttttgatgtagCATGCGAGATATGCGAGTTTTCTTATGCAGATTTAGTAATGAACCAGATGAAAACTTCTTTTTCTGTTGATCTCTATGAAAtaaatagtaatttaatttaatgttcATATATTATACAGTTGTTTAATTTTgtataaatatcatatattattaaataaaataaaaaactatacaaatatcATGAAATAAAACAATAGCTttgtaaaaggaaaagaaaacaaaatcctCACATTGACATTTGCTACTTTCCTATATAAATAATTAGCACTCACTCATATTTCATGTATCACTTTTTCCCTTTAATCTCTGATGATTGTGATTGTGGATCACAAGTAAGTGCAGCAGCAGCAGATTCAACATGTGTAAGAAGATATTCATATATCTTCTTTCTCAGTCTATCAATTGTCTCTACCGGTATCTGGCACGATTCTCCCTCGTTTTTGCTTGATCCTATCTCGTCCAACCAATCGTTTACGCTTTTTAGTTGAGTTAGCATGCCTGCTATTTGACCATTGTTTGACAAACCAATGTCTCCATCACTGTCCAAGAATTTTTCAACAAACAGCAAAAACCAATCTCGCGACCGCAGTTGCAGCGTGTCGGCTAAGTTAACTGCCTCGTCGAGTCCATTTCCTCTGATCCAATCTGGAAGAGGTTGGACTATTTGCTTTTTCCCGTTTGCTAATCCGTCACTTTGTTTGCGCGGCGTTCCTGGTAAGGCTTGTTTGGAATTAGCTACTGTCGGACGGTTTTTTCCTTGAGTTTTTGATGATGCGTCTTCTCTTGAGTTTTCTAGGACTAAAACCGGTTTACTTCCGAGAACACtcttttgattttgaggattacTTGTACTCGAAGCTTGAATCTTAGATGATCGAGGCTCTCGGTTATAAACAGTAAAGGATGATAGATTGGTGGATAAGGCAGTTTGGACCCAAGAAGCTGCAAGATTTTGTCTATCTGATTTGAGTTTTAATTCTTCTTCCGTCGTGATTATTTCGTTatctgaagatgaagatgaacctTCTGGAATCGTTTTAGAAAGGGAATCAGCAATCGTCCGTGCGCTATTCAGGCTAGTGTGAAGCGTTAAAAACTGATCGATTGTAAGCTGCGGGTTAATTTCCTTGGCCGAATTACTTAACTCTGCATATACACTGCAAGAAATACACCAAACCGTGTCACAAATAGCTCGAGTAGTGGCAGAGGAAGATTGTAAAACTTATATGGTTATATCTAATGTGCGGTTACGTTCAACTACTTCTATTTCCTCAAATAATCACTAGTCAAGACGTGTCAATCTCAGTATCGTGTCGAACAAGGGCTAAGCACATCTTTCATCAATAGTAACTATCAACATTATATCATTGTTATCAGTATAAATAACATTATTTCGTTATGCGAGGAAGTCCAAAATCTCAACCAGATTGAGAAACACAAAGATCCGAAGTTATTCACATTAGTTATATTCATACCTAAGACATTGCAGCAAACTCTCAGCTGCAGCGGCTTCTTGCATAGCTTCTGTTGCTGCCATCAGTGCTGTATCTCTGTGCTTCATTACTTCCTGTCAACATgtgaaaaaataacaacaaaacattCATAAATAATGTAGTACTAATGATTCAGCTAAAAGTCAAATAAGCTAAAATcggaaaaataagttataaggcGATATATATACCCTCCCAAGCTTTGCAATAGATGAAGGGAGTGAAGTCCATTGAACACTTGCATCAGTCACTTTTTTACTGTTTATCGAAACCTTGACCAAGTTTCCAGGAAATCCGGCTTCGGATGATTTCTTTCCAAAAGAGTTCCTTGGTTTACTTGACTTTTCCTGTTCTTCCTTAGTTCCATCACCAATAACTTTCTTTATAGATTTTTGAATTTTGTTCTCTTCCTTAGAGGACTTGGTTGGTGTTTGCGTCTTACTCTCGTAATCTTTAGAAGAAAACTTCTCACTTGATGTACTTTTCCTAGGAGTCTGGAACACCATAAAGTAAATATTGTTAAACGTAAttgtttggataaacagcttAATTAAGCACTTATAGCAAACACGTTTGTCATAAAAGTGCTTATGTATAGGCTACTTCTATAACAAGATACAATAAAATCAAATTGTTTTCACATAATCTATAAGCTGTTTTCATAAGGTATTCTAGAAAGCTTATAGATATAAGCTGAAAACTTATTGACATAAGCTCTACTAAACAGCTCACAAACTCTGATTAGCAGATAAGTTAAAATAAATCAATCCAAACAAGCTCAAATTGTGAATCAAACTTAACTGTGCTACGAAAATCAGGCTTAGAATCAAACTTAGAAGAAGCCCTTGATTTCGATGTCTCTTTACTCTTAACTTCCATGTTCCCTTCCCAGCTTTTCCGCAGCGCCTTAGCACCAAGCTCAATTCCTTGAACCAAATTTCTAATCGAGTTTCCCATCGCAACTCTCTTCCCAAGAGGACTAACTCCGCGAACACCCTTTCCCGCCTCCACCACTCCGACCTTTCCAATTAGCCTATCCACTCCATTGATATTCACTTGATTCTTTACTCCATTAGAAAACTTTTCAAAACTACTCGGCAAAGAATAGCAACTAGTAGGCGAAGAAGGAACCGTAGTCCTCGAATTCAATGACTTCAATCTAGCTAACTTttccttcttcacaaaatcaacaACAGAATCTTTTGTTGTCTGAGATTTACATCTACCAAAAACCATTGATTTCTTATCCAATAGCTCCTGATGATTCTCCAAAGCTTTCATCGGTGACTTCGAACAAACACCATTCTTCTTAACCTTAACCTTAACCTCAACCTCACCACCATTGCTAAGAAAACCAAGTGAGTTAGTTGCCACAATATCCTCAGGACTCCCAACACAAGCATGTCTTCCAGGAACAGGCCTAACACCCCGAAGAATCGGAACAGGCGAAGCAGCCTCTAACCGATCAACGAAAACAAACTGTCCCAATTGAATCTTGTCACTAAGGATTAGATCATCATGTTCATCAGGCAGTGAAACATAAGTAGCATGTGATGAATCAGAAACCTTAACATAAAAGCCTTGATTTGTAAACAAATCACCACCTGCTAATGCTGGAACAATACTCACAACCTGTAAAAGTGATGATCTGTGTTCACCACCAACTTTTATGTCTGTGTTCATATGCTGCATTAACTTCAGAAGCACCCCAGGAACTAGATTTGCCATTTTTTGTTGCTTTGGTAGGTTCAATATGCATTACTCTTCTAATACTCAAATGGGGTttccaagaaaaaaaaaatgatttttttagctTTTCCCTCAAGACCCAGttgaagaaagaaaaatgaaaaagttaGTTTCTTTTTCAAGAAACTGATGGAATACCAAATCTGAACTGAAGAAATAAATGTGTTGTCTATAGATTGAGATCAAAattatgaaagaaaacaaaaatttgtAAATTTTGGTAGCTAATAAGAACAGTTAATATGACAAGAATGAggtataaaaaatagtttttgaagCAGAGAATGAAAAGAGATTTTATTTTATAGTAAGGTTTTTGTATTAGTGGGTTGTAGTACAACTATGACATGAGAAAGAGAATCTTCTCACCATTCTAAAAACACAAGCTAGACTATAATAATCATGGATGCATTGACAATTATGTGAAGTCTATAAAATGGAAAAGTACTTCTCCTTTGGAATTGGTTTTTGAGGTTggtgtttcttctacttcaatcATTACAAGACTTTTAATCTATCTATCTTCACTCTAGAAGATGAGTTTGATGTCTAACATATATCACTGACACTTCTGATAGAACGTGTGTTTAGTGTCTAATATATGTATCAGTGACATTTCTAATAAAAGATGTGTCAGACATCTGACATATCAATGATACTTCAAATAAAATCATTGACATTTCTAATGAGACGCAAGTGTGGTGTGTGATACATTTTAATGTTAGTATATGATTTACACAAGTAAAAATAAAGTATGATAAAAACATGTgatttatttataaaagaaaattggTAAGGCATAACTGGCAGCATTAATCTTATTGTATgattgataagaaaagagctgTCAGTGTCTGAAAAACACATCTAAACACACATGCACTTAAATTAGGTACAAAAATGTGGAACCTGAAACATGTCCCACACTTTCTTTAGTAGCATTCCTGAAACATACAGAAAATAGGAGAGCTTAGTATAGTGAATgaagatgagaagagaaattgaaTCAAAAAGGGTATGGTGAATACTGAAGGAGAATATGTGCAGAGGtttataattattgaatttttaatgatgtttttgttttgttttggattatgaggtggagattaataaaaaaaattatgtgtttTTTTTCAATGATCTAGATAGGTGTGAATGAATGGAAAAAGGTGCATGCATGTGCAGGGTAATGGTGCAGGGTAGTGGTGTGTCGGCTGGAATAAAAAAGtctcattattttatttatatttaagatcAAATGTCTcaatcattattaaaataaattatgtatatggcatggagtagtttttttaataaaagttgaTAATCATGATTTTATTCTATAAATAAATTGCAAGGTAATTTAAATTTCTTACAtaataagattattattattattattattattattattattattattattattattattattattattattgatgaaATAAAACTGAATTAGTCCTAATTTTAGGTCTTTCCaaagttaaaatattttataataataagagAGGTAGAGAAAACGAATAGGAGGCCGTAAACTCTAGCTTTTTTAGAAGACCCAGACGTTTGAAGAGACACGAAAATTTCCAAAAGACGTTTGAAGAGGAACAAATACTCACCTTCATTGTTCATTTTCATTCTTCAAAAGGTACGTATACTATCGTCTCTAACAGTTAAAAATCTTACCTTTTTGGTTTATGCATCTtactcatttattttttctacatTATTTAACTCAAATAGGTCATCGATAAGAGATTTGAGTGTATTGTGCATCATAGGGGCGATTTTACTCAATTTAATAAATTAGGTTACAAGGGGTTAGAGGAGGTTTGACAATGTAATTATAACTTTTGGAGttattttgaagtgtttagtgatttAAAAGATTTAGAGTACCCAAAAGTAGAGCTGTCAAAAAGGGCTATCCGACCCAAAACGGGCCGGCCCTAGCGGGTCTTGGATTTTTTAGGGTTTGACCAAAAAGTTCCTGTGTAATATGGGCTAGAGATTTACTACCCGAGGCcggccctagatgggcttcgggctacccggccctaaatgggtttttttatttgaaaaataaaagttccataacatttattataaataaaattaaaaattatattattttaaacataataaatttttaaatactatattatctcttataaatgctataatgtgtttctaaaattaatatatatctaaattgtataaaataatacttgaatatttaacataagagaaaaactaatataatacgatgaaaaaaaTGTGATTATGTTAATgcataatatttaaaatagaaagattgaatagaatagagtTAAAATTAAGTGAGGTGAGAAAAGTCAATGTGCTATTTGGAGTAAgacaatataataaatataaatatatatttcttaaaagtataattatgcgggcctaatgggttacccacgacccatatgggctagccctaatgggtagtgGGCTTTTCAGGGTTGGGctgaaaaaaccctaaaaatatgggctctaattttaaggttcaagccctatgatttttcgggcctAGCGGGTCGGTCGATATGGGCTAGTCGATTTTGATAGCTCTATCCAAAAGTGGAGAGCCTGTGGTATTATGATGTAATGGACATTTATAATATTGTTCTATCGAAAGATGATATGGGAACAAAGAGGATGAAAACCAATACAGTGATTAATGAGAATGTGCATTTATAGTTGAAGAGTCAGTACTCACTTGAATATAATTTTGTAGGAGTCAATGAAAAAGAAGAACTATGTGTTGTATTGGGACAACTGTGAGGTAGGGCACGATGTGCAAAAGCACAAAATTGAGGAATGGGCCACTGAATTAGATGAAACGAGTAGTTTAGAAAAATACAAGGTGGATGAGttgaaaaatgcataaaaagacAAGTTGAATGAAGCCTTTAATGAAGAAAGGGTCACTAAAGCAGTAGAACATTTTACTAAGGGAGGGACCACTACAATAGAAGAAGATTTTACTATGGATGTGACCACTAAGTTGAACAAAGGAGTAGATGATGAACTTGATTGCAACCAGTAAGAAGATGAGGGAATTGATTACAACTGGCAAGAAGATGAATGACTTGATAACAGCCAACAGGAAGATATGAGACTTGATTGCAACTAGGAAATTGATGGTGCTAGTGAATACAGTGCTTTAGAACTTAACTTTAAATATTTAGAGGATGATATTGGTATTGTTGAGGATATTTCAATTGATCATGAAGAAGTATCAGAAGAGGTAATTGGTGAGGATCAAGGAAAAAAGGGAAAAGCAAAAGGTAAATCTAAAGggaaaggaaaaggaaaaggcAAAGGAAAGGGGAAATGAAAAGGTAAAGGGAAAGGGAAAGGGAGAT contains:
- the LOC131602074 gene encoding uncharacterized protein LOC131602074, with amino-acid sequence MANLVPGVLLKLMQHMNTDIKVGGEHRSSLLQVVSIVPALAGGDLFTNQGFYVKVSDSSHATYVSLPDEHDDLILSDKIQLGQFVFVDRLEAASPVPILRGVRPVPGRHACVGSPEDIVATNSLGFLSNGGEVEVKVKVKKNGVCSKSPMKALENHQELLDKKSMVFGRCKSQTTKDSVVDFVKKEKLARLKSLNSRTTVPSSPTSCYSLPSSFEKFSNGVKNQVNINGVDRLIGKVGVVEAGKGVRGVSPLGKRVAMGNSIRNLVQGIELGAKALRKSWEGNMEVKSKETSKSRASSKFDSKPDFRSTTPRKSTSSEKFSSKDYESKTQTPTKSSKEENKIQKSIKKVIGDGTKEEQEKSSKPRNSFGKKSSEAGFPGNLVKVSINSKKVTDASVQWTSLPSSIAKLGREVMKHRDTALMAATEAMQEAAAAESLLQCLSVYAELSNSAKEINPQLTIDQFLTLHTSLNSARTIADSLSKTIPEGSSSSSDNEIITTEEELKLKSDRQNLAASWVQTALSTNLSSFTVYNREPRSSKIQASSTSNPQNQKSVLGSKPVLVLENSREDASSKTQGKNRPTVANSKQALPGTPRKQSDGLANGKKQIVQPLPDWIRGNGLDEAVNLADTLQLRSRDWFLLFVEKFLDSDGDIGLSNNGQIAGMLTQLKSVNDWLDEIGSSKNEGESCQIPVETIDRLRKKIYEYLLTHVESAAAALTCDPQSQSSEIKGKK